One window of the Amycolatopsis mediterranei genome contains the following:
- a CDS encoding ABC transporter permease: protein MTATLDRPAVVAPAHELAGTWHLIRLALRRDRVILPIWIVLLSVVPASTVKTFTQFYPTVADRLALQAGANANPSYALLYGPPFDLTTAGGFIAWRMCGFLALLTGLMVVFTVTRHTRAEEDTGRAELLASAVVGRYAALTAALLVAGGASVLTGLIQAVTMIGAGLPAAGSLAFGASEALAGLVFTAVAAVAVQLAEYSRTANGIGTAVVGAAFLLRGAGDSTVDARWLSWLSPIGWVQQVRAFAGERWWVLLLPVVFALVAGGIGYWLLPRRDVGVGFLPPRPGPARAAASLRSPFALAWRLHRGPLLGWTIGTAVVGAVFGSIASGIGGLVGSSPQAQQIMARLGGSHALTQAFLAAMAGMFAMVASLYGVQAVLRMRGEETAIRLEPVLATSVGRLRWAGSHLVFAFFGTAVLLLSGGVFMGLANGLRTGDVGGSLADTLAGMLVQLPATWVVVALAVAIFGVLPGFSAAAWAVGALALLLSLFGPILDLPQAVLDVSPFQHPPKIPGQAFTETPLVWLLAVAIVALVAGLAGWKRRDVG, encoded by the coding sequence ATGACCGCGACGCTCGACCGTCCCGCCGTCGTCGCGCCCGCCCACGAACTGGCCGGCACCTGGCACCTCATCCGGCTCGCGCTGCGCCGCGACCGGGTCATCCTGCCGATCTGGATCGTGCTGCTCAGCGTCGTCCCGGCGAGCACGGTCAAGACGTTCACGCAGTTCTACCCGACCGTCGCCGACCGGCTCGCCCTGCAGGCGGGCGCGAACGCCAACCCCTCCTACGCCCTGCTCTACGGGCCGCCGTTCGACCTCACCACGGCCGGCGGGTTCATCGCCTGGCGCATGTGCGGCTTCCTCGCGCTGCTCACCGGACTGATGGTCGTCTTCACGGTCACCCGGCACACCCGCGCCGAGGAGGACACCGGGCGCGCGGAACTGCTCGCGTCCGCGGTGGTCGGCCGGTACGCGGCGCTGACGGCGGCGCTGCTGGTGGCCGGCGGCGCGAGCGTGCTGACCGGGCTGATCCAGGCGGTCACGATGATCGGCGCCGGCCTGCCCGCGGCCGGTTCGCTGGCCTTCGGCGCTTCCGAAGCCTTGGCAGGACTGGTGTTCACCGCGGTGGCGGCGGTCGCCGTCCAGCTGGCCGAGTACTCCCGGACCGCCAACGGCATCGGGACCGCCGTGGTCGGCGCCGCGTTCCTGCTGCGCGGCGCCGGAGACTCCACTGTGGACGCTCGTTGGCTGTCCTGGCTCTCGCCGATCGGCTGGGTGCAGCAGGTCCGGGCGTTCGCCGGGGAACGCTGGTGGGTGCTTCTGCTGCCGGTGGTCTTCGCGCTGGTCGCCGGCGGGATCGGGTACTGGCTGCTGCCCCGCCGCGACGTCGGCGTCGGCTTCCTGCCGCCGCGCCCGGGGCCGGCTCGCGCCGCGGCGAGCCTGCGATCGCCGTTCGCGCTCGCCTGGCGGCTGCACCGCGGCCCGCTGCTCGGCTGGACGATCGGCACGGCCGTGGTCGGCGCGGTGTTCGGGTCGATCGCCAGCGGCATCGGCGGCCTGGTCGGCTCGAGCCCGCAGGCGCAGCAGATCATGGCGCGGCTGGGCGGCAGCCACGCGCTGACGCAGGCGTTCCTCGCCGCGATGGCCGGGATGTTCGCCATGGTCGCGTCGCTGTACGGCGTCCAGGCGGTGCTGCGGATGCGCGGCGAAGAGACCGCGATCCGGCTCGAGCCGGTGCTGGCCACCAGCGTGGGCCGGCTGCGCTGGGCGGGCAGCCACCTGGTGTTCGCCTTCTTCGGCACGGCGGTGCTGCTGCTGTCGGGCGGGGTGTTCATGGGCCTGGCCAACGGGCTGCGCACCGGTGACGTCGGCGGCTCGCTCGCGGACACCCTCGCCGGGATGCTGGTCCAGTTGCCCGCGACCTGGGTGGTGGTCGCGCTCGCGGTGGCGATCTTCGGGGTGCTGCCGGGCTTTTCGGCCGCGGCGTGGGCCGTCGGTGCGCTGGCGCTGCTGCTGAGCCTGTTCGGCCCGATCCTCGACCTGCCGCAGGCGGTGCTGGACGTCTCGCCGTTCCAGCACCCGCCGAAGATCCCCGGTCAGGCGTTCACCGAGACGCCGCTCGTCTGGCTCCTGGCGGTGGCCATCGTCGCCCTGGTCGCCGGTCTGGCCGGCTGGAAGCGCCGCGACGTCGGCTAA
- a CDS encoding WhiB family transcriptional regulator has protein sequence MADVSRLPNVVAEEWEWQLRGSCRGADSSLFFHTDNERGSARERREARAKAICQACPVLAQCRKHAMTVQEPYGIWGGLGEIERRQLFLRQRRAARKTMSAH, from the coding sequence ATGGCTGACGTGAGCCGGCTGCCCAACGTGGTTGCTGAAGAGTGGGAATGGCAGCTGCGCGGCTCGTGCCGGGGTGCGGACAGCAGCCTTTTCTTCCACACCGACAACGAGCGGGGTTCGGCGCGAGAGCGGCGCGAAGCGCGGGCGAAGGCCATCTGCCAGGCCTGCCCGGTGCTGGCCCAGTGCCGCAAACACGCGATGACCGTACAGGAGCCGTACGGCATCTGGGGCGGCCTCGGGGAGATCGAGCGGCGCCAGCTGTTCCTGCGCCAGCGCAGGGCGGCGCGGAAGACCATGAGTGCGCACTGA
- a CDS encoding anti-sigma factor has protein sequence MEDNAPLVPEGAQVIEVRTAAIPHVVPTLRTIVADIAMRQDFDLDAVEDLRMAVDEACSLLLPASSDGRLTCVFSWNGPRIEVSVSVLADSADHEDDAGLSWQLLTALATTAERTITPENGRYLSRVDLVRESQAADS, from the coding sequence GTGGAGGACAACGCCCCGCTCGTCCCGGAAGGTGCGCAGGTGATCGAGGTGCGAACGGCCGCGATCCCGCACGTCGTGCCCACGCTGCGGACCATCGTGGCCGACATCGCGATGCGCCAGGACTTCGACCTCGACGCCGTCGAGGACCTCCGGATGGCGGTGGACGAAGCCTGCTCGCTGCTGCTCCCCGCGAGCTCGGACGGCAGGCTGACCTGTGTCTTCTCCTGGAACGGGCCGCGCATCGAGGTCTCCGTGTCGGTGCTGGCCGACAGCGCCGACCACGAGGACGACGCCGGCCTGTCGTGGCAGCTGCTGACCGCCCTCGCGACGACGGCCGAGCGCACGATCACCCCGGAGAACGGCCGCTACCTGTCCCGGGTGGACCTCGTCCGGGAGAGCCAGGCGGCGGACTCGTGA
- a CDS encoding SigB/SigF/SigG family RNA polymerase sigma factor produces MSDPAGSSGNDLDVGALFTRLAALPADSPERERIRDTLVRTHLELARNLARKFRNRDEAMEDLVQIATVGLIHAVDRFDPAQGTDFLAFAVPTISGELRHHFRDNSWSVRVPRRLKELNANISAAREELTVQLSRAPKPSEIAARLGVPIEDVYEGLRAGQGRYGASLDHLLENAAHTRFGAPDAELGQAELREALRPMLESLPERERKIVALRFGSGMSQSDIARRVGVSQMQVSRLLAATLKKLRSGLDESELADGT; encoded by the coding sequence GTGAGCGATCCCGCCGGGAGCAGCGGGAACGACCTCGACGTCGGCGCGCTGTTCACCCGTCTCGCTGCCCTGCCGGCGGACTCGCCGGAGCGCGAACGCATCCGCGACACCCTCGTGCGCACGCACCTGGAGCTGGCGCGGAACCTGGCCCGGAAGTTCCGCAACCGCGACGAGGCGATGGAGGACCTGGTCCAGATCGCCACGGTCGGGCTCATCCACGCCGTCGACCGGTTCGACCCCGCGCAGGGGACGGACTTCCTGGCGTTCGCCGTGCCCACCATCTCCGGCGAGCTGCGGCACCACTTCCGGGACAACAGCTGGTCGGTGCGGGTGCCGCGGCGGCTCAAGGAGCTGAACGCGAACATCTCGGCCGCGCGCGAAGAGCTCACCGTGCAGCTCTCGCGTGCCCCGAAGCCGAGTGAGATCGCCGCGCGGCTCGGGGTGCCCATCGAAGACGTCTACGAGGGCCTCCGCGCCGGTCAAGGCCGCTACGGCGCCTCGCTGGACCACCTGCTGGAGAACGCTGCGCACACCCGCTTCGGGGCGCCGGACGCCGAGCTCGGCCAGGCGGAGCTGCGCGAGGCGCTGCGCCCGATGCTGGAGAGCCTGCCGGAGCGGGAGCGCAAGATCGTCGCGCTGCGGTTCGGCTCGGGGATGAGCCAGTCGGACATCGCCCGCCGTGTCGGGGTGTCCCAGATGCAGGTGTCGCGGCTGCTGGCCGCGACGCTGAAGAAACTGCGGTCCGGCTTGGACGAATCCGAGCTGGCCGACGGCACCTGA
- a CDS encoding ATP-binding protein translates to MTTSRTPQRTATAAAPLRVLLPADVTAPALARHEVRAALLRLGVGERQLEDILLATSELVTNAFEHGERPQRLELEYAAGRLTLRVHDTGRMLPELRAPSPAEARSRGLVLVQALSLDWGFERCPGGKYVWAVFPLPDA, encoded by the coding sequence ATGACGACGTCGAGGACGCCGCAGCGTACAGCCACGGCCGCCGCCCCCCTGAGGGTGCTCCTCCCCGCCGACGTCACGGCGCCGGCGCTGGCCCGGCACGAGGTCCGGGCGGCGCTGCTCCGGCTCGGCGTGGGCGAACGGCAGCTCGAGGACATCCTGCTGGCCACGTCGGAGCTGGTCACCAACGCCTTCGAGCACGGCGAACGGCCTCAGCGGCTCGAGCTCGAGTACGCCGCCGGCCGGCTGACGCTGCGGGTGCACGACACCGGCCGGATGCTGCCCGAGCTGCGGGCGCCGTCCCCCGCCGAGGCGCGCAGCCGCGGGCTCGTCCTGGTGCAGGCGCTGTCGCTGGACTGGGGCTTCGAACGCTGCCCCGGCGGCAAGTACGTCTGGGCGGTCTTCCCGCTGCCGGACGCCTGA
- a CDS encoding TetR/AcrR family transcriptional regulator — MGSREEIVAAAAKVMREQGYAHATTKVIAQTAGYSEALLYKHFRDKTDLFRSVLAEELPALGATLAELTADPGQAPLRDNLVRVARLGLAFYVDSFPIAVSMFSSRELLRSHRERLRGHGPHLPVRAVAGYLRAEQALGRLKADTDVEAAAALLLGACFQQAFLATFEETEPADQAERLADVLLAGL; from the coding sequence CATGCGCGAGCAGGGCTACGCCCACGCGACGACCAAGGTCATCGCGCAGACCGCGGGGTACTCGGAGGCGCTGCTCTACAAGCACTTCCGCGACAAGACCGACCTGTTCCGCAGCGTGCTGGCCGAAGAACTGCCCGCCCTGGGCGCCACCTTGGCCGAGCTGACCGCGGACCCCGGGCAGGCGCCGCTGCGGGACAACCTCGTCCGGGTGGCCCGGCTCGGCCTGGCGTTCTACGTCGACAGCTTCCCGATCGCCGTCTCGATGTTCTCGTCACGGGAACTGCTGCGCTCACACCGGGAGCGGTTGCGCGGGCACGGTCCGCACCTGCCCGTGCGGGCGGTCGCGGGCTACCTGCGCGCCGAGCAGGCACTGGGCCGGCTCAAGGCGGACACCGACGTCGAGGCAGCCGCGGCCCTGCTCCTCGGCGCGTGCTTCCAGCAGGCCTTCCTGGCCACCTTCGAAGAGACCGAGCCTGCCGACCAGGCCGAGCGGCTCGCGGACGTCCTGCTCGCCGGCCTCTAG
- a CDS encoding nuclear transport factor 2 family protein, whose translation MPRTVPEIAALVRSGLSTLDVAPFASLFAADAVYEVPFLGERIEGREAVVATLTAGGVRARAAGLTKAQVTTTLAESGFVVELVVSGPGIEFPSSVGLITVVEGEITSYRDYPDTSAAAKLARSSNPEGGERVVKAESPQIAE comes from the coding sequence ATGCCGCGCACCGTGCCCGAAATCGCCGCCTTGGTCCGTTCGGGGTTGTCCACCTTGGACGTCGCCCCGTTCGCTTCGCTCTTCGCCGCCGACGCGGTGTACGAAGTCCCGTTCCTGGGGGAGCGGATCGAAGGCCGCGAGGCAGTCGTGGCGACGTTGACGGCCGGAGGTGTCCGGGCGCGAGCAGCGGGGCTGACGAAAGCGCAGGTCACCACCACCCTGGCGGAGTCGGGCTTCGTGGTGGAGCTGGTGGTCTCCGGCCCGGGGATCGAGTTCCCGTCGTCAGTGGGGCTCATCACCGTCGTGGAGGGTGAGATCACTTCGTACCGCGATTACCCGGACACTTCGGCGGCGGCCAAGCTCGCAAGGTCCTCGAACCCTGAGGGCGGCGAGCGAGTTGTCAAGGCGGAATCGCCGCAAATCGCGGAGTAG
- a CDS encoding TetR/AcrR family transcriptional regulator, which translates to MEKMRADARRNRAKVLAAAEEAFALDGLAVPLDDIARLAGVGAGTVYRHFPSKEALFQAVVLERIQQFAEEARALATAEDPGAVFVDYFVRVIKQASLNRAICDALAESGEHALKAGAGDEFRAALAELLARAQAAGAVRPDIDGDDLRALIVGCLAVERYAPGSAHLVRVVIDGLRASDRAASAAATTP; encoded by the coding sequence ATGGAGAAGATGCGCGCCGACGCGCGGCGCAACCGGGCCAAGGTGCTGGCCGCCGCCGAAGAGGCCTTCGCGCTCGATGGCCTCGCCGTGCCGCTCGATGACATCGCGCGGCTCGCCGGTGTCGGGGCCGGCACCGTCTACCGGCACTTCCCCAGCAAGGAAGCCCTGTTCCAGGCCGTCGTCCTCGAACGGATCCAGCAGTTCGCCGAGGAAGCCCGCGCGCTCGCCACCGCCGAAGACCCCGGTGCGGTCTTCGTCGACTACTTCGTCCGGGTCATCAAGCAGGCGTCGCTCAACCGCGCCATCTGCGACGCCCTCGCCGAGTCCGGGGAGCACGCCCTCAAGGCCGGCGCCGGCGACGAGTTCCGCGCCGCGCTGGCCGAGCTGCTCGCCCGGGCGCAGGCCGCCGGCGCCGTCCGCCCCGACATCGACGGCGACGACCTGCGGGCGCTCATCGTCGGCTGCCTCGCCGTCGAGCGGTACGCGCCCGGGAGCGCGCACCTGGTTCGCGTGGTCATCGACGGTCTGCGGGCGTCAGATCGCGCAGCTTCCGCAGCGGCGACCACACCATGA
- a CDS encoding metal-dependent hydrolase, which yields MGRTHALTGWCAGLALAPAVGAGSVHQAVVFAATTAGFALLPDLDHPGASASRLLGWLTGALSWLLRRVSAGFYALTKGPRDENVSGKHRHLSHTVLFAAGLGLLTSWGTTEGGPWAVVGVVVFGLMLAEGALGDWLLPVSGAAVAWWFFTAPPDRAGELASISGWLGIAVAAGCLTHCLGDALTEAGCPFLFPIPIAGETWYEIRPPRVLRFRTGKKVEKRLIFPVFALLGVLLVPGVWEHTVSTFERLFIPPSSQQATTP from the coding sequence ATGGGGCGGACGCATGCCCTGACCGGCTGGTGCGCGGGCTTGGCCCTGGCGCCCGCGGTGGGGGCGGGTTCGGTGCACCAGGCGGTCGTCTTCGCGGCGACCACGGCGGGCTTCGCCCTGCTGCCGGACCTCGACCACCCCGGAGCGAGCGCGTCCCGCCTCCTCGGCTGGCTGACGGGCGCGTTGTCCTGGCTGCTGCGCCGCGTCTCGGCGGGCTTCTACGCGCTGACGAAGGGCCCGCGGGACGAGAACGTCTCCGGCAAACACCGCCACCTGTCCCACACCGTCCTGTTCGCGGCTGGCCTGGGCCTGCTGACCTCGTGGGGCACCACCGAAGGCGGCCCCTGGGCCGTGGTGGGCGTGGTCGTCTTCGGGCTGATGCTGGCCGAAGGCGCCCTGGGCGACTGGCTCCTCCCGGTGAGCGGCGCCGCGGTGGCGTGGTGGTTCTTCACGGCTCCCCCCGATCGGGCGGGTGAACTGGCGTCCATTTCGGGCTGGCTCGGGATCGCCGTCGCGGCCGGGTGCCTGACCCACTGCCTGGGTGACGCGCTGACCGAAGCCGGGTGCCCGTTCCTGTTCCCCATCCCGATCGCCGGCGAGACGTGGTACGAGATCCGGCCGCCGCGGGTGCTGCGCTTCCGGACCGGCAAGAAGGTCGAGAAGCGGCTGATCTTCCCGGTGTTCGCGCTGCTCGGGGTGCTGCTGGTCCCGGGGGTGTGGGAGCACACGGTGAGCACCTTCGAGCGGCTGTTCATCCCGCCGTCGAGCCAGCAGGCGACCACGCCTTGA
- a CDS encoding GbsR/MarR family transcriptional regulator encodes MTTPDTKRDEDAVRRYVESLGLVLSQIGMQRMPARVFAALMTTDEGRLTAADLAAQLQVSPAAVSGAVRYLEQIGLVAKEREPGERRDHYRLYDDLWYATFMKRDRMITMWRDAAENGIDALGEDTPSGRRLAEMRDFLSFMLEELNRMYERWHKLHEEKNA; translated from the coding sequence ATGACGACGCCTGACACGAAGCGAGATGAAGACGCCGTCCGCCGGTACGTCGAGAGCCTCGGGCTCGTGCTTTCGCAGATCGGCATGCAGCGCATGCCCGCGCGGGTGTTCGCCGCGCTGATGACCACCGACGAAGGCCGGCTGACCGCCGCCGACCTGGCCGCGCAGCTGCAGGTCAGCCCGGCCGCCGTTTCCGGCGCGGTGCGCTACCTCGAGCAGATCGGCCTGGTCGCCAAGGAGCGCGAGCCCGGCGAGCGCCGCGACCACTACCGCCTTTACGACGACCTCTGGTACGCCACGTTCATGAAGCGCGACCGCATGATCACCATGTGGCGCGACGCGGCGGAGAACGGCATCGACGCCCTGGGTGAGGACACCCCCTCGGGCAGGCGGCTCGCCGAGATGCGGGATTTCCTGTCGTTCATGCTCGAGGAGCTCAACCGCATGTACGAGCGCTGGCACAAGCTCCACGAAGAGAAGAACGCCTAG
- a CDS encoding MFS transporter — protein MGVLRNRDFRRLWLADLASQLGSRIDVLAVPLLAVTVLDAPVFEVSLLRTAATLPYLVLGLQVGVWCDRIRHRPVLIAADAGRAVLIASVPVAALFGVLGMAQLLAVVLGVGLLGVFFDVAHQTYVPQLVRLEQLPEANTRLQTNRSLAAVAGPGLAGVIVQALGTAAALAADAVSYLWSALWLRRIETPDRRPEPRERRLLREIGEGLRLVRDDRVLLAISAHGAVSSFFQSAHLAIVIVFLAREVGLSPWVIGVLGTASLTGALTAGLTARWLGDRIGQARALWGAAVLFGLAYQFYPFTGRGWALACYVVAGFFSSYSVIVLSVFGVSFQQAVTPPELLGRVNAISQTLVFGIVPLGSLLGGTLAGTVGMRATLHIAAAGVLASAAIMVWSPLRKLRDLTPADRR, from the coding sequence ATGGGGGTATTGCGGAACCGGGACTTCCGGCGCCTCTGGCTCGCCGACCTCGCGAGCCAGCTCGGCAGCCGGATCGACGTCCTGGCGGTGCCGTTGCTCGCGGTCACCGTGCTCGACGCGCCGGTCTTCGAGGTCTCCTTGCTGCGGACCGCGGCGACGCTGCCGTACCTGGTGCTCGGCCTGCAGGTCGGCGTGTGGTGCGACCGGATCCGCCACCGGCCGGTGCTCATCGCCGCCGACGCCGGGCGGGCCGTGCTGATCGCCTCGGTCCCGGTCGCCGCCCTGTTCGGCGTGCTCGGCATGGCCCAGCTGCTCGCCGTGGTCCTCGGCGTCGGCCTGCTCGGCGTCTTCTTCGACGTCGCCCACCAGACCTACGTCCCGCAGCTGGTGCGGCTCGAGCAGCTGCCGGAAGCCAACACCCGGCTGCAGACGAACCGGTCGCTGGCGGCGGTCGCGGGCCCCGGCCTCGCCGGGGTGATCGTCCAGGCGCTGGGCACCGCGGCGGCGCTGGCGGCGGACGCTGTCAGCTACCTGTGGTCGGCCCTCTGGCTGCGCCGGATCGAGACGCCGGACAGGCGGCCCGAGCCGCGGGAACGGCGGTTGCTGCGCGAAATCGGCGAAGGGCTGCGACTGGTCCGTGACGACCGCGTCCTGCTGGCGATCAGCGCGCACGGCGCCGTGTCGAGCTTCTTCCAGTCGGCCCACCTGGCGATCGTGATCGTCTTCCTCGCCCGGGAGGTCGGGCTCTCGCCCTGGGTGATCGGCGTGCTCGGCACGGCGTCGCTGACCGGCGCCCTCACCGCCGGGCTGACCGCGCGGTGGCTCGGGGACCGGATCGGCCAGGCGCGGGCCCTGTGGGGTGCGGCGGTGCTCTTCGGCCTGGCGTACCAGTTCTACCCGTTCACCGGACGCGGCTGGGCGCTCGCCTGCTACGTCGTCGCCGGGTTCTTCAGCAGCTACAGCGTGATCGTGCTGAGCGTTTTCGGCGTGAGCTTCCAGCAAGCCGTCACGCCGCCGGAGCTGCTGGGCCGGGTCAACGCCATCTCCCAGACGTTGGTGTTCGGCATCGTGCCGCTCGGCAGCCTGCTCGGCGGCACGCTGGCCGGCACGGTCGGCATGCGGGCAACGCTGCACATCGCGGCGGCCGGCGTGCTGGCTTCGGCGGCGATCATGGTGTGGTCGCCGCTGCGGAAGCTGCGCGATCTGACGCCCGCAGACCGTCGATGA
- a CDS encoding STAS domain-containing protein, with product MPAADQNATPPGFGITLDTDATEPRVVVTGELDLLTSPQLQEALAGLIADKRAQRVVADLTGVTFFDSSALNVVLRAQRQAGEQDVELAVVPSPAVSRVIELTGVAEHLSVSEDPQA from the coding sequence ATGCCCGCAGCCGACCAGAACGCCACCCCGCCCGGGTTCGGCATCACGCTGGACACCGACGCGACGGAACCCCGGGTGGTGGTCACCGGCGAGCTCGACCTGCTGACCAGTCCGCAGCTGCAGGAGGCCCTCGCCGGGCTGATCGCGGACAAGCGCGCGCAGCGGGTCGTGGCCGATCTGACCGGGGTGACCTTCTTCGATTCCTCCGCGCTGAACGTGGTGCTCCGCGCACAACGCCAGGCCGGCGAGCAGGATGTCGAACTCGCGGTCGTCCCCAGCCCCGCGGTGAGCCGCGTGATCGAGCTCACCGGCGTGGCCGAACACCTGAGCGTGTCGGAAGACCCCCAAGCCTGA
- a CDS encoding MarR family winged helix-turn-helix transcriptional regulator produces MAMTGDPERRGPEGLGTRMRHVLEILDGDVARFLADIGLDDYRPRYSPVVRALLARGPLAIRDLAEEMRVTHSAASQTVAQMHRAGFVSLEPGVDARQRIVSLTARTRELLPLIEAEWTATTEATAALEAELPYSLRALLDDIVEALERKPFRQRIGETTAAQELR; encoded by the coding sequence ATGGCCATGACGGGTGATCCGGAGCGGCGGGGTCCGGAGGGGCTCGGGACCCGGATGCGGCACGTCCTCGAGATCCTCGACGGCGACGTCGCGCGCTTCCTCGCCGACATCGGCCTCGACGACTACCGGCCGCGCTACTCGCCGGTGGTGCGGGCGCTGCTCGCGCGCGGCCCGCTGGCCATCCGCGACCTCGCCGAAGAAATGCGCGTGACGCACTCGGCGGCCAGCCAGACCGTCGCGCAGATGCACCGGGCCGGGTTCGTGAGCCTCGAGCCGGGCGTCGACGCCCGGCAGCGGATCGTGTCGCTCACCGCCCGGACGCGCGAGCTGCTGCCGCTGATCGAGGCGGAGTGGACGGCGACGACCGAAGCGACGGCGGCACTGGAAGCCGAGTTGCCGTACTCGCTGCGCGCCCTGCTGGACGACATCGTCGAAGCCCTGGAGCGCAAGCCGTTCCGGCAGCGGATCGGCGAGACCACCGCCGCGCAAGAGCTGCGCTGA
- a CDS encoding ATP-binding cassette domain-containing protein gives MDNAISVTGLHKSFGRTKALDGLNLQVPAGEVHGFLGPNGAGKSTTVRVLLGLLHADAGDVRLLGGNPWKDAASLHRRLAYVPGDVNLWPNLSGGEVIDLLGRLRGGLDEKRRAELVERFDLDPKKKGRTYSKGNRQKVAIVAALASRVDLLILDEPTSGLDPLMEATFQYAIQEEREQGRTVLLSSHILAEVEALCDKVSIIRNGRTVESGTLAELRHLTRTSITAELAGPPNGLTRLSNIHDLKIEGNRVRFDVETRSLDEALRQLTEVGVRSLVSQPPTLEELFLRHYTTAASAK, from the coding sequence ATGGACAACGCCATTTCGGTCACCGGCCTGCACAAGTCGTTCGGCCGGACCAAGGCCCTCGACGGCCTCAACCTGCAGGTACCCGCCGGGGAGGTGCACGGCTTCCTGGGCCCGAACGGCGCCGGGAAGTCGACCACCGTCCGGGTCCTGCTCGGCCTGCTCCACGCGGACGCGGGGGACGTCCGGCTGCTCGGCGGCAACCCCTGGAAGGACGCCGCGAGCCTGCACCGCCGCCTGGCCTACGTGCCCGGCGACGTCAACCTCTGGCCCAACCTCTCCGGCGGCGAGGTGATCGACCTGCTCGGGCGCCTGCGCGGCGGCCTGGACGAGAAGCGCCGAGCCGAGCTCGTCGAGCGCTTCGACCTCGACCCGAAGAAGAAGGGACGGACGTACTCGAAGGGCAACCGGCAGAAGGTCGCCATCGTCGCGGCGCTCGCCTCCCGCGTCGACCTGCTGATCCTCGACGAGCCGACGTCCGGCCTCGACCCGCTGATGGAAGCGACGTTCCAGTACGCCATCCAGGAGGAGCGCGAGCAGGGCCGGACCGTGCTGCTCTCCAGCCACATCCTCGCCGAGGTCGAGGCGCTGTGCGACAAGGTCAGCATCATCCGGAACGGCCGCACGGTCGAGTCCGGCACGCTCGCCGAGCTGCGGCACCTGACCCGGACGTCGATCACCGCCGAGCTCGCCGGCCCGCCGAACGGGCTCACCCGGCTGAGCAACATCCACGACCTCAAGATCGAGGGCAACCGCGTCCGCTTCGACGTCGAGACGCGCTCCCTCGACGAAGCCCTGCGGCAGCTGACCGAGGTCGGCGTCCGCAGCCTGGTCAGCCAGCCGCCGACACTGGAGGAGCTGTTCCTGCGCCACTACACCACCGCAGCGAGCGCGAAATGA